The genomic interval TAATAAATGTAACATGTATTAATCCAAAATAAACTGTCTACTACATGTCATTCGTCAGTGCCAcaagctgtatttgtgtttaataGGTCTACCAtcctttaaagaggaattccaccaattttttccccaaattggtactatttaaaaaaaatgttaagatATAAAGACAATCATTCAGAATGGTGCTGATATGGGTGAGAACTGCTTACACTTGTGGtcatgggaaccagatgtctgaatgCCTCTAAATGTTCTCTCAAGGAAAGCTTTTAAATTTTAGCGCTATTTTGCTATCACTAACATTACATACTGGTTCCTAGGGTATGTTGTTCTGCAATACgctatttcacaccaaatcctaaatgactttgtttacctttCCACAATTcctttatgcagaaatgtggacTAGAAAAGTGGTGGAATTCCGCTTTAACTGCCTCTTATTCATTTAATTATCCTGTTAATATCTCTCAGCAGGGATTTCCAAACTGTATTTTGTCTGTTAATCATATCTTCTTAAAAGGTTACATTTGGTCATCTCTTAAAGAGAACCTCATGGTCATTGTTATCGGGCGTACGGAAGCCGTTCAGCGGTTCACTGGCTCCATCGTCTCCGATGTCGTGGAAGTCGTATTCATCGCTGTCGCACTCATCGCTGTCGGCCTCAGACGGGCACTCTTTCGAGCGGCTCTCTGTGCTTTCcctgctctctgtgctgtggcTGGACTCTCGGCTCTCGTTGCTGCTactgctgttgctgcttctgCTCTCACTGGTCTCGTTGCTGTCCACCACAGCCCTGCTGTCTTTGCTGCTGGactctgtgctgctgctgctgctgctgctgctgtgggtTTGCTGCTCCTGACTCTCTGTAGATTCACTGCTGTTAGAGGAGAGGTCCTCTGTCGTGTCTTTGTCCTCCTCGCTGAGCACTTTGACGTTGATGAGATGAATCCAGCTCTGCAAGGAGGAAGACTGTGAATTGCCTCTGTGGGATCTTTGCTAAAGTCACCACGCAACGCAGTTTACCCCGCCAGTTaacagttagcatcatgcagaCTGCCTCAGTCCATGTTGAGTTGTTTAGAAATTTAATGAGGTGTCAGGCACTGTAAGAGATATTATTAtctgtaaaatgaacaaaagtctGACTGAAAACTATAGTGTCTTGAATAGACAGGTGTTTAGGGAAAATTTAGGCCTCAAGAAGGCTACAGTTTTTAGCTAATGTTATCCCAGTTAGCTAGCAGGGAACATTCCCACAACTTTGACTAAGGTTACCTTCaagttataataataacttatataataaagagaaaacattttaatctGATGTTCAAAGAAAGTTTTAAGGATGATTATCATTTCATATTATGTTCCCATAAGGTTAAGTGTTAACTGAAACGTGAAGTTTAACCTGAACATTCAGAGGATGTTTTAGTGGATGTTGCCAGGGCcacagattattttacatgatgACGGTTTTAAAGAACGCTATCCTCTCTTTAAGAAAGGGAGGATATGCTGCAAACTTTAATAGAACATGTATATAATATTCTCAGAATTTTGTTAGTATAAAAATATTTCTAGCTGGGATATCAGTTGCAATGCCGGATGCCAGAGAGGGTAACAAGGAGAAATGGGAGAATTCCCGGTGGGCTGGTATGATTTTGGTCCAGTTAATATagaaatttacacatttaagcCAAAGAACACTTGGACAAACTATACATTTTACATCTAAGTGTCTGTAATGATTTAGGGGGTTAAACCAGCTGCCCCACTTTAGGTTTTTTAAGAATAAAGTTGTTTATTCTCATTTCCTATTGCACCTTGAATGTTGGAACAGAAATTGAAAAAATATGCTAACAGCTCATTTTACAGCCCTGAGAGgtcaaattcaaattcagtgCAACGATGTGAGTCTGTTTCTGTAATTTGAATGTATTGAGTGTATTTCGTCACTCTGTCAACGTCCAGATATaatatttgtgtgattttatgtgccaaaaagtggtcataatttatttgtacatgaccattttcaaacctctttatcctttagaattaaaccggctgttttgttactgtacctttaggactgatatatgtattagctcttttctgattggctatccTGTATTGCCTCATCCAAAAAGCCAGGAGAAACACTCATTAGAACCTcagtatgaatgggtggagctaaattgaACAGTTGGATGtgttataattaaataatgaatttaaaacCTTTTTGTAGGTTAGATTTTATATATGCACCAGCACCATATTGACTGGGTAGGGAATAATTGTTTTTGAGACTCAGtgatgtttacatattacttcaaaACCCCTGCAAattgcaaacaaacaaaccaaaaaataatTGGGCAGATGTGTCAATAAAAAGACTAGAGTTTGTGAGTTTGACCTCGTTCCGAAACCCCACATTCACCCCCATGTTTGAAGGATTATGTCAGTATATATTTTGCTGCTTAATGTTGCCTACCTTGCGCATGTTCTCCAGGCTGCCTTGGCTGTCATCTGTGGTCATTCCTGTCTCACCTGTGCCAAACTGGGTCAACATGAGATCTAATGAGAGCCTATCACTTTTAACCAGCTTTAAATCAGTTTCTACCTAACAGAGTAAAGACAACTTACCCGAGCTTCCAGGGAGTGACTCCGGCTCATGTCTGAAGTCTACGGAAGAGGAAACAAATGATTGTTTATTGTTGAAATTATTGCTTCTCTGGCTATTAGATGATGCTTAGTGCTTAAGCTTACCTGATCATCGGATGCAGACTCCAGCGATTCTGACGTCTGTGAAGAAATGCTCAAAATTAATTGTATGTTAAAGACCTTGGACTTTAATATCTGTGTCAGAGTCATCATATAATTGCACTTACATTGTTCTCAGAAGTATTTTCCGGTGAGCTCTGAGTAACAAAAAGGATGAAATATAATTATCTAGTTGTATaattgtttatttctgtttcaatataaatatatacaaatgtcTTGCACTGTTGTTTTGCAACTGAGCTTGTGTCAGAATATTCCCTTACGTTGTGTTCTGATGTATCGCTTTCTTCAGAGGATTCAGACACTGATGAGGTCTGCGGCACAGCCAATAACACTTGTTAatacacttgtgaaaataaggt from Pygocentrus nattereri isolate fPygNat1 chromosome 5, fPygNat1.pri, whole genome shotgun sequence carries:
- the scpp1 gene encoding secretory calcium-binding phosphoprotein 1, whose protein sequence is MKFAIVILCLLGTTSANPILYKVTTEMMEHASNSTSSVSESSEESDTSEHNSSPENTSENNTSESLESASDDQTSDMSRSHSLEARFGTGETGMTTDDSQGSLENMRKSWIHLINVKVLSEEDKDTTEDLSSNSSESTESQEQQTHSSSSSSSSTESSSKDSRAVVDSNETSESRSSNSSSSNESRESSHSTESRESTESRSKECPSEADSDECDSDEYDFHDIGDDGASEPLNGFRTPDNNDHEVLFKR